Proteins co-encoded in one Rhopalosiphum maidis isolate BTI-1 chromosome 2, ASM367621v3, whole genome shotgun sequence genomic window:
- the LOC113552242 gene encoding uncharacterized protein LOC113552242: protein MLKVIFICVFAIICQTVFTAGYERTWILRQKRMTNDDECRTLLPSPEKKLPTCCQMPNILPGLDNAWETCFEKFKQFKDKPETKEYKEMAHGKEPPCLFQCIFMQSGLTTNDGKLNEDAIIKKMSEGMNNDEKWKSIWQNTLNKCFNDVKQEDKKQVIMMNTPAGKLMKCFLRDIYMNCPKNVWIESSECMNIKDLVQKCPEIPPPVFQSPPKLI, encoded by the exons ATGCTGAAAGTGATTTTTATATGTGTTTTTGCGATCATCTGCCAAACAGTATTT ACTGCTGGGTACGAGAGAACATGGATTTTACGCCAAAAACGAATGACAAATGATGATGAATGCCGAACTCTTCTTCCAAGCCCAgaaaag AAATTACCTACATGTTGTCAAATGCCAAATATATTACCTGGTTTGGACAATGCTTGGGAAACATGTTTTGAAAAGTTCAAACAATTCAAGGATAAACCTGAAACAAAAGAATACAAAGAAATGGCACATGGAAAGg agCCACCATGTCTTTTCCAATGTATTTTCATGCAATCTGGATTAact acTAATGATGGAAAACTTAATGAAGATGCTATCATAAAAAAGATGTCTGAAGGAATGAACAATGACGAAAAATGGAAGTCTATTTGGCAGAATACTCTCAATAAATGCTTTAATGATg ttAAACAAGAAGATAAAAAACAAGTTATAATGATGAATACTCCTGCAGGAAAATTGATGAAGTGTTTCTTAAGAGATATTTAcatg aaCTGTCCCAAAAATGTATGGATTGAAA gtTCAGAATGCATGAACATAAAGGATTTGGTGCAAAAATGTCCAGAAATACCCCCACCAGTTTTCCAATCACcacctaaattaatttaa